The sequence below is a genomic window from Neoarius graeffei isolate fNeoGra1 chromosome 4, fNeoGra1.pri, whole genome shotgun sequence.
gctccaaaagggatgcacttaaatcattcttcataccataaaacacatatttggttccatgtcattggaaacatagttaagttttaatgttgaatgccagtaagttttcagactattttgatcaaattcatatgtaattgtgtcaaaaaaatgtcctctccgagacagctaatttttcaatataaaataacatatctaaaatgattattttcatcctaaaatgtggtcaagatattgggacataaatattagagacaatgaACACAAAGCTtagagccttatatttaaaagcactatggaagtagtggattctgaattgtcaaaaaaaatgtcctttccgagaatcacttcattagtttctcccagccctgcttaaagctacacttaatcttctttatcttatagcagattacacaaaactactatacacacgtcaaaaaattacctgaaatctgttctttaacctgtccttcacttaaaaactggtacaagaaccagtttgaatcaatttgaattttggaccccggtgacacaaactttgtaccctgattgtaaaacaacccatatttgaattgtgccagtttggttggtataaacctgtattaagtccactttgataaattagtaactaagaaaaaatgcagactaagtgaagaatatttctttgacttgatttttcaaggaagaaagtggagaatatttttcagaacccgggGGAACCCTGTAGTTACtgtagtccccccccccaaaaaaaaaatttggactgattttttttatttttaaccaaACTCTTCACTGAATCTTCCAAGTAAACTGTCCTTGTCATTTAAGTTTAGACAAACATTTCTTCTGGGGTAAATGGAGCTGAGCGTTTGGATGCAATTACTCGTTCGTCCATTTTATTTACTTTGGAAAAAAGTCTTAATTTATCCAGAATTCATTGTACCATAGTCCTGCTTAAGACAGTCAATTGCAAAACTACTTTGTGCGACGGACAAATTTAGACGTCTGTCTTTATGGTTCACTTTGATGTGGATAACTGTCCTGTAGAATGACACATAGCTGTTTTGTGGTTGTAGCATTCAAACTCAACACTTGACCAATTtcaatagggtttttttttttttttggtccctagtaaatatttggaccTGGAGGGGGGAAATAGGGCCAGGATTAAAAAAACCCAGACTTTTCCTGTAAACGTACAGCTATCTCTATCCTGAAACATACCATTTTCCTGGAATACCATCCCAGCTCCTAGTCCAAGTTTATCATGAAGATAAACAATGTAATACGCTAGCCAAATCAATAGGTAAAATAAACCTTTTTGGTCACAAACAAACAGCATGAGTTGATGGCGAAACGCATGTGTGTTCTTATTCAGATCTGTCCAGAGTAGAAAAATGCCTGTAGCTGTAGGACCATATGGACAGGCACAGCCAAGCTGTTTCGACAGAGTCAAGATGGGCTTCATGATGGGCTTTGCAGTTGGAATGGGTGCCGGTGCCATGTTTGGAACGTTCTCCTGCCTACGGTGAGACCTCCACTTTGCTGAAGAATTTAGAGAGTGGTTCTCAACATCCCAAGGATAGAACAACATGGTCTGTCGAGTACAGGGGTGTAACACTCATTTTAAGCAACATGCCTTACGTGCTCATACCCTTGAATTTTCTATTGTTACAAATACAATACACAGCTTTTTATTTAGAATGTATTTAGAGatgtatttttctctctctctcttctattAATCACACTGACACTAGGCAATCATGGGAGTGTGTGAGCTCACGCATACGAATTGGGAGTACAGTGCTTTCCCGAGTGTGTGTCACACTAACCATCCGGATGCAGTCGGCTGGCTGTACGTGTCTTGGGGGAGGCAGAAGCATGTGATGGCTTTTGCCCTCCAAATTCATGTCCTTAAaatagatacacagaaccttttatttttaaataaatttctgagtggatagtaatctccatccttgactcttgtatgctgcataaatgggaattaaaaaaaaaccccacatttttgagagttaaaatcgaccgcaaagttggcatgcgagctgccccgctgagccagccagccgagtgcgtgacgtcacagcggtaaccggttttaaggccgaggcctttgatagctatagaccaaagtcatataaataaaaaaatttatggtgaaagtaagaaatggtgttgccgacttgctcaactaagactgatttgacttcattgtgggttgactctcattgaaacaggataggtgctataacttGTGCAGCAtacatgtgcatgcatgcattttcactgataaaatgtaaaaggctcattaaataatcagatgaactgagacaatcacattctgaagcaaattaaataatcttataccgctaacttaaacacacaagttacatgtattaatctaaatgcaggtaaacaatcactacgtttacatgcacatggagagaatcgaatttctgccgttgctcgactgaaatcgaagttcaaaatgccatgttcaAAAtgccaccttaattcggctgaaattgaaccgaacttgatttctcggaatcgagctacacgacctagtttatgcgatttctgccgagctactttgtgcatgtataccctatcgagctagttgtcgagctacttccggaagtgacgagaccacaagcgggaaacacaacagcctcggtcggcatgacaacagtagtagcgagcagcagaagaggtcaggaggaacaaacgaagaagagaaaatggcgatgtagagctctctgaagtgtgggtggagcacagaggacggcaggacaaagcttctggtactaataggctttttattgtcagacttttcagtttaacagcctacttttattcttgagagaaaaacacacgcgCGCGTGCTGTGCTCTAGTCCCAGGatgagctctccctctgcctccttaaatagggcgcggttactgggaaaagacacaaacacaggttaattaccgtcaggtgaagtgattctgccactcaccttccctggctccgccctcctgtcacagaccggcgcttgaccacgcccccactgctacaggcaagcagaaacgtgcacttctggagcaatgaggagacagagttcatgctcattcagcttaaggagttgaatatattaaaattcatggacgggagaaaaacgcgcaatggagaacacggaactgataactttgtttacactcttgaatagctcttcttcatgacgacaaccggaagtgtaccaacacgatggggcgtgttgcgccacctgtggctcgggtgcacaatgcacctcacacaatagcccgatttcagttgtatgcatgtaggattggatttctctggcaccctgctgggaccttcagctcgattaccgacagcagctcgatttggatgtgcatgtaaacatagtcaaTGTGTTTTGATTTTTGCTGTTTTGTATCTAAATGAGAGTCgacgcttacccgtctgtgttctcgcttcttgaaggccgaccttgtggccgattgttttgaaacaatctgactttcagttctccgttcattcgctgcttccacgtaagggcgagatggcagcgatatccagtggagaaatcagatggctggtccactcattctccattttctccatgagtactctgccattactgctcggctcaggcaattactaaaaccgggACAGGATgtaaccggttttagcaacaactgcagggaggtcactgcccgagtgatatgtcacGTCTCGTTGCGTCCCAGGTACAAGACCGCTCAGTAAAATATGCAGAGGAGAGCCGACTTCATAGCCGCCCAGTGTGCCCATGAACaactcgcaaaacgtgtccaaatctttgcagtttgaacattcttgggccatgaatgcaacataaatccaccttctgtcgtgttgctgcacccaccagcaacacatctacatggcatggcgataaattggctcaaaatggaggcttggAGTTGCAGTTAGCTGTGTGTTTTAGCAtaacggaaatggcgatgagaccaatagacttcctgctgtgatgttgcggatgtcaaggtcattcactcagaccgcgacCTATATGAAtctctttaatcgtaaaaattacattattgttaacgcttaaaactattcctgtgccattcttgaggtctcaaggcatttataaacgaaagtgaggcaatggttctgcgtatctgctttaacttGCTGCTACTAGACAGATAATAATGTCGCCCTTTGGTTCAATATGATGCACACAGGATATAGATGCCTTTTCTGTACTGTACTAATTTAATATACTTCTGTTTCTTTACAGAATTGGGATGAGAGGTCGAGAGCTGATGAGTGGTGTGGGAAAGACCATGATGCAAAGCGGGGGTACATTTGGGACCTTTATGGCCATTGGCATGGGCATTCGCTGCTGACTCGGCTGTTCATTTTAATTGACTATATTTCATATATTCACAATGCCACAAAACTGAGTGTGTTAATAAAATTGTAATTTAAAAAAGCTGTAAGACATACAGATGCTGCAGAAGTCTGTTGTGTTTTAGAGAGATTGTAGGATAAGTCACTATCACTTTGTAGATGCTGATATGCGGCTTTTGGAGAGAAGAGGGTTGAGGTAACAAAGGAGAGGAGCCAGCTTCAGTTTCTTCTACAAGCACCAATATATCATTTGTCCTACAAGTTAGGATGAAAATGGTCCTTTTCACAAATGGTGGAATGTGATAGCGTTGTATTAATTTAAAATACAACTTAATACAGCTTAAAACATTTCAGGGTTGACAGACAGTCGTTAGGTTGGTTATAAAGTCAACTGATTCTGAAGATCATTTTCTTGCTCACCTCTGTTCACCTGGATTGCCAATCAAGATTGTCCATTTCCATTGAAAAATGAACCTCCTATTTGTTGCTGCCTATGTTTTATCTCTATTCTTCCTCTACACACCTCTGTAGGTGTTTGTAttaaaacaaaagcaaaacaacattctagtttttttttttctccgtacACTAGCCAAGTCCAAATTCTCAGATGATgcttaaaaataaaaagaaacctttatttgtcacatgcatactcaagcacagtgaaattcatcctctgcatttaacccatctgaagcagtgaacacgaatgcgtgcatacactctctctcactacccagagcagtgggcagctatgctacagcatccagggagcagttgggggttaggtgtcttgctcaagggcacttcagccctgggctgccccatattaacctaaccacatgtctttgaactgtggggggaaactggaggaaacccacgcagacatggggaaaacatgcaaactccacacagaaaggcccccatcgactgctgggctcgaacccagaaccttcttgtgaggccacagtgctaaccactacaccacacttCTTCTTTTAGACAACTTCTTGCATAGTGATTTGGCCATTTCAGTAAACGTTGGCTATGGAGTTACAATTGTATCCATTACAAATTTGAATTTAAGTGCAGGAATCTTAATGTGAATGCACTTATTTTAAATGTGCATCAGACCATCTGAAATTCTACGTAAGGGTGTGCAGCTGAACCTTTGAAATTTGTGAAGTATATGCACAATCAATATCTAAAAAGATTTCAATCGCcttcaatgtgttttttttttttttttagattcactTTAAAAATATTCAAGAACTTGTTCTGAATTGTAtattgtgtatatgtgtatatatatgatatATAAAATTTTGCATGAAATTCAGATTTTAGATTGCATTTTGACAAGCCATGAAATTTATATTAAGTCAAATAATTTCCAAATTGCATGGTACAAAATCAAAATATTCCAATTGAGATTTTTGCATTTAAATTCAAATTTCTAATTGCATGATTTGAACTTGAGACTTGGCAGTTTGTGTTACCCACGTTCATGTAGTTGTATTGATAAACATATGAAGGGCAAAAACCTTGATCGGAAATTCGATATTGTAAACTTAACGAATGCAACCTACCTTGAGTTGCCGCAACATTGGTTCCATCTAGTGGGTTGACAATTCCAGGATAATCTCTTCCAAATGAGAGATGTTTAATATAATGGGTCATGTTGACCTATGGATATTTAAGAAAGTAAATTCACTTATACCAATGGCAAGAAAATTGATAATATATTGTATCTGACTTTGCAGAATAAATGGAAACAAAGAAGCAAGCAAGGCTTACGTTATCCAGTCCATAACTCTGCAAATCATGAACTGAGgagcaaaaaaaaagttttggcaAATATAAGTTGTTTCCTTGAACAAGGTAATTCCTCGATTCTGATTAGTCAACAAAGTCACAATTCTGGAATGGAAGCAAAGCAAAATAAAACAGTGAGAAATCAAAGGCTTTCAGGTACAAAAGATGAATGTATTTAGAGGACTATAATTCTATGTAAGTAAAAGATTGACTTGCTTTCCACAGCATGAACtgcagaaaaagaaaaaggagtcaCGGTAATGTCGTCTCCCCCCCTTGGGAAACAAGTGTCCAAGAGGACATACTTAGTCTTATATAAAACTTAACATTTGTTTTACCCTTTCTTTTTAATGGGgagcatctctttttttttttatagcaatGAATAGCAATTGATAAGATAACTAAACTACACCGAGTGTGTTTACTATTTCTAATAGTAAATCATGTGTAACTAATACAGTGTTATTGAAAATTCAAAAGAAGAAACCCCTATTTCCTGGGTTGATGGTTGAAAATATTCAAATACATAAATATTCCTCATGTCACTAAAACAATtacataaagcggctagagataatgagatgagatgtaatagTTAACATATCATGGTATATACTTGAGAAACAGGTCTTGCTATCAACCCAGGAAGtacattcaccagccactttataaagaacttgttcttgactctaaggttcctgttcttggctgacaggagtggagcccaatgtggttgtggcagcaggggcataaccaagcgtcagtttgtgaatggagggcagagccggggaaggtgagtggcaaagtcagtacacctgttgtcgattaatgttgtgtgtgtttgttgcagtgatggtggaggatagaaaaggagggggagagcaaggAGAAGAGAGCCCTCCCAACCAGAAGACATGTGggggtgtgtctgtctgtgtgtgagcagcgagtgagtgaatgaagctgaaaagcaacgaAATTattgaaaataaagtgtgtgagaacATCAGCTCCCACTTGCCGTGCTTCAGTaccccacccacatcaggggcgtactacagtggtgctgaaacctggggatactgaagggaaccacacatgaagtcctccccattcaaggacctcatccatgccctcgctaccgcccagcaaaatcagcaccaggtgctgattgccttccgaaaggagcaagaacaacactttgaagccttgatactggcccagcaggaagatcaccaggtgttTCGGCACCTGTTCGCATCGGTGGGGTTGACTGTCACCacagcagacacacacacacgcaccccacATCACTCTCACCAAGATGGGGCCACACAGTGATCCGGAAGCCTTCATTtcactctttgagcaagcggccgaagcatgggggtggccggtTGAGCAGGCCACGCAGtatctccccaccgacagccggctcatatacacacacctgaagtgagccatcctgcagcgtgtcagccactccccagaacaacactGCCGGCCCTTCCAGACACTGATATTAGAGGAGGTCAGCCTGCCATTTGCATTTGGTCAACAGCTCCGGGATgtttgccagcggtggctgagggcagacgactgcaacgccgaggggatcattgaccTGGTGACAGTGGAGCAGTTTGTTCcatgacttccagaaggaacggtggagtgggtccagtgtcattgcctggCATTGTTGGATcaagccatcgagttggtggaggtTCACCTGGTGGTGGTTTCGGTGGCAGGCAGACATGTcgcctctttttctctctcctcctccttcctccccccaccgcagaggcaggggccggctaccCCCCAGCCGGCCTGTTGCACCCGTCATGTCCTCCCGTCTTCCCCTTCCGTGTCTATGTCTTCTCCCCCCCAGGGTGAGTGATGCCCATGCTActggtgcagaggtgaagcctgggctggtatgctggcactgcggggagcctggGAATCTCCAGAGTTAATGTTCCAcgatggtggtccggatccccaatgcaccagagaccgccctcaattgggccggagcgtatcgtatactggtgagtgttcaaggggatacgtatcacgcgttggtggattctggctgtaatcaaaccaaagcctggtgcaaagtgaggcattggggagagcacaagtggtgaaagttctGTGTGCGCACAGGGATGTTCATAATTATCAAttagtgtccgtccacattctatttcggggaGAAACACAgcataaaggtggcggttaatcctcgtctcacccagctgctgattctggggactgattgaccGGGGTTCAGAGGCttaatggaacacatagtaagGGGTGGGTCCTGCGATAGTACGTCATGGGGGGATCCCAGTGAGGCTTTGACTGGGGATGCTGTCACAGAGTCGTCTATGTCAGCACCGCATCAGGGTgatatgaggagtgaggagcaccgTGCCTCTCCTCCCTCTCTTAGAGATCCCCTTGAAGATTTCCTTTTAGAACAGTCACAAGACGAGACTGTGCGTCATGTGTTTGAGTAAGtgaaagtaatcgatggtcaaactctccagccaaatgcaacaccCTCCTTCccgtattttgctattattaaggataggctgtatcaagtgacgcaggacactcaaaccggcaAACAGTTAACccggttgttaatcccaaagaaccgtagggaacttgtattccatgcggctcactttaatccaatggccagacacttagggcaggataaaaccctagcccgaataatgacccggttctactggccagggattcgcggggatgttcatcagtggtgtgcagcgtgccgcgaatgccaattagtaaatcccggggccattccaaaagtacctttgcaccctctccctctaatcaagacccccttcgagagaattggcatggatctcgtcgggccattagatcagtcagcacagggatattgctttattttagttctggtggactatgcaacgtgatatctagaagcggtgcctctctgcaatatttcagcatgcagtattgcagaggtgctCTTCTGTGTCATCTCAAAATGTTGGTATTTCCTACTTGCGGTGGCGCTGCTCCGTAGCGACTCAGGCTCGTGCTACTATTGCTTTTGTTGTTTTAAACTAGTTAATGTAAATGTTTTGTGTTTGTCCGTGGCAATATGCTCTGAAAGTGCTTGTGATTGTGACTGTGCTGTCTGTTGACAGCGGGTAAGCGTGATCACACTATGAATTTAAATGTTTGACAGCTGACAGTTGGTAGCCTCGAACAATGGCGTTTAGCCTACACTTTTTTCTGCTGGCACTGATTATCAGCGAGCTCCTTGTCTTCAGTCCCTGTCAGACAACTTCGCGGTGGGAATATGGATTACGACGTGTGTACTCCAGAGATGTACTACTGTCCTTCCGATCATTCCAATCTACACCACCGGATGATTTACCAGCTGTCATCCGAGTGACACACACCAGCACATGGCCGCCGTGGAAGCGAGGGAGACGGGGAGGCGTTCGGGAACGTCTCCGCCGGAGAGCCAGCAAACCACCG
It includes:
- the romo1 gene encoding reactive oxygen species modulator 1 — its product is MPVAVGPYGQAQPSCFDRVKMGFMMGFAVGMGAGAMFGTFSCLRIGMRGRELMSGVGKTMMQSGGTFGTFMAIGMGIRC